The bacterium genomic interval TCTATGATCCTGGAGAGGCGCAAAGAGCTCGCTCTCATGAAAGCAGTCGGCTCCAGCAACGCTTTTCTCTTCCTTTATTTATTCGGAGAAATTCTGATCCTGGGAGGAATCGGTAGTCTGTTTGGTTACGCGGTGGGCAGCTTTTTGTCGGTAAGTTTGAGCGACACCCTCTTTCAGTCCGTTTTTGAAGTAAAGCTCGTTCTTTTACCGCTGATTGCGGCGATCGGCGTGTTGATCATTTTGTGCGGGAGTTTGTGGCCGCTGCGCCAGGCGATCACGCTCGATCCGGCAGTTGCTTTGAGGGATCTATGACACGCAAAGAATTTCGCTGGCTCCTCTTGAAGCAGGCTTTGCTGCAAAAGAAGTCCAAGGCCATGCTGATTTTGCTGGCTGTAACCATGGGCGCTTCTGTGGTGGCTGCATTGTTGAATCTGCAAACCGATTTGCGGCTGCGCATGAATCGCGAGCTCAGGGACTACGGACCAAATGTGATTGTGTTGCCGGTAAATGAGGGAGCGTCTGTAACCGCGCAATTTCTCACAGCACTGCGAACCTCGCCACTCAAGGAAAGGATCGTGGCGCACACGCCGCAATCGTTTGTGCCGGTTCAAATTCAAAAGGTGCCGGTGCTGTTAGTGGGTGTGGATGTTGACTCCTACAGAAAGCTTTATCCTTCACACGACTGGAAATTAGTGGAGACTACAGGAGATGCGATTTATCTCGGGACGCGCTTTGCAAAAAGGATTCGGGCGGAAAACCAGAAGAGTGTGGATATCGCGGGGACGTCTCTGATGAGGCTTCCCATTGGCGGTTTTGTGGAGAGCGGGGAGGCAGAAGATGATCAGGTATTTGTTCCCATACGGATTGCACAGCAGTTGAGTGGTCGTGATCGTGGCTACCATGCAGTTTTACTCAGCGTGCTGGGTGATTTGCCTCAAGTTGAAAATGAATTCGCCACACTCGCCCGCGCGAATCCGGGCATCAAGTTTCAAGTCATCCGCAAAATTGCAGCAGCCGAATCCTCCTTCCTGGATAAGATTTCACGGCTCATGGGTCTCGTCATTCTTTTGATTTTTGTGATTTTGTTTTTCTGCATCCACACGACTGTTTCGGCAATCCTTCTTTCGCGACAATCGGAAATCGCGCTTTTGCGAATCCTGGGCGCGAGGAGGAAGCAAATCACTTCCGTGCTGACATCCGAATTGCTTGTTCTGGGACTTGCCGGCGGGATCACAGGTTATGGTGTTGGAATTTTGATGGCGCAAATTCTTGGAAAAGTGTTGTTTCAATCTTACGTTGCGCCGAATGGAATTGTCTTCCTGATCACGCTCTTTTTCTCCTTGCTTTTGATGATTGTTTCTTCGATCTTACCGGTCTCCCGCGCCGTAAACAGACAGGCCGCACTGGTGTTGAAGGAAGCATAGTCAATGATTCAGCTGAAAGATGTTACGAAAATCTATCCGAACGGTCTGAAAGCGCTGGATCAGTTCAATCTGGAAATTGCGCCGGCCGAATGGGTCTCGGTCATGGGTCCGTCCGGCTCAGGTAAAACGACTCTCTTGAACATCATCGGGCTGTTAGACCGGCCAAGCTCCGGTTCCGTGTTGATTGATGGA includes:
- a CDS encoding FtsX-like permease family protein, with the protein product MTRKEFRWLLLKQALLQKKSKAMLILLAVTMGASVVAALLNLQTDLRLRMNRELRDYGPNVIVLPVNEGASVTAQFLTALRTSPLKERIVAHTPQSFVPVQIQKVPVLLVGVDVDSYRKLYPSHDWKLVETTGDAIYLGTRFAKRIRAENQKSVDIAGTSLMRLPIGGFVESGEAEDDQVFVPIRIAQQLSGRDRGYHAVLLSVLGDLPQVENEFATLARANPGIKFQVIRKIAAAESSFLDKISRLMGLVILLIFVILFFCIHTTVSAILLSRQSEIALLRILGARRKQITSVLTSELLVLGLAGGITGYGVGILMAQILGKVLFQSYVAPNGIVFLITLFFSLLLMIVSSILPVSRAVNRQAALVLKEA